The following proteins are encoded in a genomic region of Thioclava nitratireducens:
- a CDS encoding acyl-CoA dehydrogenase family protein: MTGAELEDYLSRIRSFARERVTPAAAGWAQGRVVSMDMFRKASELGLTGLEVTVKLGGSGLGYAMKAKVCETLAAADFGFAMSLVNTHNVALKLSQCASDAVQKRYIPGLLNGELSGCTALTEHSSGSDFGAISMRAVRSEGGWTLNGEKIWITNARHASVAIVYAQCGDIGARDGIAAFVVDLNAEGSVRRSRDAGFSLTSAGIGDFSLSDVFVPDDHLLLAPGTAFKSILTEINGARTYVAAMCCGMLDAALDEASSYGQARRSFGKSLAEHQGWRFALAQAEVDLAASCALVTAAIAQIEGGSDAQLLSAQAKIHAVQTCQRHLATALHAMGAEGLRQEHCVTRHIGAAQIAALVDGTTEMLLERVAKLARPASQ; the protein is encoded by the coding sequence ATGACCGGCGCTGAGCTAGAAGATTATCTGTCTCGGATTCGTTCCTTCGCTCGCGAAAGGGTCACCCCTGCTGCTGCGGGGTGGGCCCAAGGGCGCGTTGTTTCCATGGACATGTTCCGCAAAGCGTCGGAGCTTGGCCTGACCGGGTTAGAAGTGACCGTAAAGCTCGGCGGATCCGGACTCGGCTACGCCATGAAGGCCAAAGTATGCGAGACCTTAGCCGCTGCAGATTTCGGCTTCGCGATGTCGCTCGTGAATACTCACAACGTTGCCCTGAAACTTTCGCAGTGCGCGAGCGATGCCGTGCAGAAACGATATATTCCCGGGCTCCTCAACGGCGAGTTATCGGGCTGCACCGCGCTCACGGAACATAGCTCGGGCTCCGATTTCGGTGCGATCTCGATGCGCGCTGTGCGGTCCGAAGGCGGTTGGACGCTAAACGGTGAAAAAATCTGGATAACCAACGCCCGTCATGCGTCGGTGGCGATCGTCTATGCGCAATGTGGCGACATCGGAGCGCGTGACGGGATCGCGGCGTTTGTCGTTGATCTGAATGCCGAGGGAAGTGTTCGAAGATCCAGAGACGCGGGCTTTTCTCTAACAAGTGCTGGCATCGGCGATTTCAGCTTATCCGATGTTTTTGTGCCAGACGATCATCTCCTTCTCGCTCCGGGCACAGCATTCAAATCTATCCTGACCGAGATCAATGGTGCCCGCACCTACGTGGCCGCGATGTGCTGCGGGATGTTGGATGCCGCCCTAGATGAGGCATCTTCCTATGGGCAGGCGCGCAGAAGCTTCGGTAAGTCTTTGGCCGAGCACCAAGGCTGGCGGTTCGCACTGGCTCAGGCTGAAGTAGATTTAGCAGCCTCCTGCGCACTCGTAACGGCGGCTATTGCCCAAATCGAAGGCGGTTCGGATGCGCAACTATTGTCGGCACAAGCAAAAATCCACGCGGTGCAGACATGTCAGCGGCATCTTGCGACTGCGCTGCACGCCATGGGCGCGGAAGGTCTTCGGCAAGAGCACTGCGTAACGCGGCACATCGGCGCGGCACAGATCGCGGCGCTCGTAGATGGGACGACAGAGATGCTGTTGGAGCGCGTGGCAAAGCTTGCCCGACCAGCGTCTCAGTAA
- a CDS encoding zinc-dependent alcohol dehydrogenase family protein — translation MQVFQIEGDWGFENLKLSTRPEPVAGRGQVLVAMRMAALNARDLIVPARGYGRATGELPLIPVSDGVGEVVATGEGVTRVAVGDRVCPTYFQNWVSGEPSSTRFSSALGGPLDGVMTELMCLDQNGVVKVPSYLSDAEAATLPCAALTAWSAIATYGQTRAGEQVLIQGTGGVALFALAFAKLHGAHVTVISSSDEKLETVRAMGADATINYREIPDWARASREITRENGGFDKIIELGGEATFPLSLRAIRPGGTISMIGVLSGLKLEASLGPIVARQIRLQGVTVGHRDGFEAMLRAMSQHEVKPVLGDRFAFKDLKAAMAHLREGDSLGKTLIEFGK, via the coding sequence ATGCAAGTATTTCAGATCGAAGGCGACTGGGGGTTTGAAAACCTCAAGCTAAGCACACGCCCGGAACCGGTCGCGGGCAGAGGGCAGGTCCTCGTGGCGATGCGCATGGCCGCGCTCAACGCCCGTGATCTTATCGTTCCAGCACGCGGTTATGGACGCGCGACGGGTGAGTTGCCGCTAATTCCAGTTTCCGATGGAGTTGGGGAGGTTGTTGCGACCGGCGAAGGGGTGACGCGTGTTGCTGTAGGTGACCGGGTTTGTCCCACGTATTTTCAGAACTGGGTGAGTGGCGAACCCAGTTCCACGCGCTTCTCTTCGGCGCTTGGGGGGCCGCTTGATGGTGTCATGACAGAGTTGATGTGCCTTGATCAGAACGGGGTCGTTAAAGTTCCAAGCTACTTATCTGACGCCGAAGCGGCGACTTTGCCGTGCGCAGCCCTCACGGCGTGGAGCGCGATTGCTACTTACGGTCAAACGCGCGCCGGCGAGCAGGTGTTGATCCAAGGGACGGGTGGGGTGGCATTGTTTGCACTAGCTTTCGCCAAGCTGCATGGGGCGCATGTCACGGTGATTTCTTCAAGCGACGAAAAACTTGAAACGGTTCGCGCTATGGGGGCAGACGCCACTATCAACTACCGTGAGATACCCGATTGGGCGCGCGCCAGTCGTGAAATTACGAGAGAGAATGGAGGCTTCGACAAGATCATTGAACTGGGTGGCGAGGCGACTTTTCCACTTTCACTACGTGCCATCCGACCGGGTGGAACGATATCGATGATCGGAGTGCTTTCAGGTCTCAAGCTTGAGGCGTCGCTTGGGCCGATCGTGGCACGTCAAATCCGTTTGCAGGGAGTTACCGTCGGACATCGAGATGGCTTCGAAGCCATGCTCAGAGCTATGTCGCAGCACGAGGTGAAACCCGTTTTAGGAGATCGTTTCGCGTTCAAAGATCTGAAGGCCGCGATGGCGCATCTGCGCGAAGGTGACAGTCTCGGAAAAACTCTGATCGAGTTCGGAAAATGA
- a CDS encoding AMP-binding protein: MNTQGNIFHPRFFAEREPERLAYVMCDTGEAVTFAQLEARANQGANLFRERGLKTGDHIVIVMENRREFMELCFAADRAGLYYTTASTHLTVDEITYIITDCGAKLVVTSEKFPELVERLESALSSDIELYSVGAQKDALDWQEAVARQPVTPVSDECQGLDMLYSSGTTGRPKGIKWPLVVQDPGGHTMLLDLLTSLFGYDAHTRYLCPAPLYHAAPLRHTMVTIKMGGTCYIMGKFDAERALRIIEREQITHSQWVPTMFVRMLKLEREVRDRYDISSMVMAVHAAAPCPASVKHEMIKWWGPIVHEYYAGTENNGFTAITTSEWLEHEGSVGQAKLGILHICDEQGEEVPVGTEGEIFFENGHQFEYHNDPVKTAASKNARGWTSLGDIGRVDEEGYLYLTDRKSFVIISGGVNIYPQETENVLLDHPAVLDVAVIGVPNEDFGEEVKAVVQLTSGETPSAALCKTLMEYCSARLSPVKCPRSIDFRAELPRTATGKLFKRKLRDEYWPEATKA; encoded by the coding sequence ATGAACACGCAAGGCAACATCTTTCACCCCCGTTTCTTTGCAGAACGGGAACCTGAACGTCTTGCCTACGTGATGTGCGATACGGGAGAAGCGGTCACATTCGCCCAGTTGGAGGCACGCGCAAATCAGGGCGCAAATCTTTTTCGGGAGCGAGGGCTTAAAACTGGCGATCACATTGTGATTGTCATGGAAAATAGGCGTGAATTCATGGAGTTGTGCTTCGCAGCTGATCGCGCCGGATTGTATTATACAACCGCCAGTACTCACCTAACTGTCGACGAGATCACCTACATAATTACGGATTGCGGCGCAAAACTGGTCGTCACTTCAGAGAAGTTTCCCGAGCTTGTTGAGCGGTTGGAATCCGCGCTTTCTTCTGACATCGAACTCTATTCGGTCGGCGCTCAAAAGGATGCTCTTGACTGGCAAGAAGCGGTAGCGCGGCAGCCGGTAACTCCGGTTTCGGACGAGTGCCAAGGGCTTGATATGCTCTATTCCTCCGGGACAACCGGGCGTCCGAAAGGCATCAAATGGCCCTTGGTTGTTCAAGATCCCGGCGGACACACGATGCTTCTGGATCTGCTGACGTCACTTTTCGGATACGACGCGCATACGCGCTATTTGTGTCCTGCGCCCCTCTATCACGCCGCGCCGTTGCGCCACACGATGGTAACAATCAAAATGGGCGGAACTTGCTATATCATGGGCAAGTTCGATGCGGAGAGGGCGCTGAGGATCATTGAACGCGAGCAGATCACCCATAGCCAATGGGTGCCGACAATGTTCGTGCGGATGCTCAAGTTGGAACGTGAGGTGCGTGATCGTTACGATATTTCTTCGATGGTCATGGCGGTGCATGCGGCAGCCCCATGCCCTGCCAGTGTCAAACATGAGATGATCAAATGGTGGGGGCCAATAGTTCACGAATATTACGCCGGAACCGAAAACAACGGCTTCACCGCCATCACCACCTCAGAATGGCTCGAGCACGAAGGGTCAGTCGGGCAGGCGAAACTCGGTATCCTTCATATCTGCGACGAGCAGGGCGAAGAAGTTCCAGTTGGCACGGAGGGCGAAATCTTTTTCGAGAATGGGCACCAATTCGAATATCACAATGATCCAGTTAAGACCGCAGCCAGCAAGAATGCCCGAGGCTGGACCAGTCTGGGTGATATCGGTCGTGTGGATGAAGAAGGATACTTATATCTGACTGATCGCAAGTCCTTCGTGATCATCTCCGGCGGCGTCAATATTTACCCACAAGAGACGGAAAATGTATTGCTCGATCACCCGGCTGTTCTGGATGTTGCCGTGATCGGGGTTCCCAATGAAGACTTTGGTGAAGAGGTGAAGGCCGTCGTTCAGCTGACTTCTGGAGAGACCCCCTCGGCGGCGCTTTGCAAGACGCTGATGGAATATTGTTCTGCGCGGCTTTCTCCGGTGAAATGCCCTCGAAGTATTGATTTCCGGGCTGAATTGCCGAGAACTGCCACTGGGAAGTTGTTCAAGCGGAAGTTGCGTGATGAGTATTGGCCCGAAGCGACCAAAGCGTGA
- a CDS encoding IS3 family transposase (programmed frameshift), whose translation MRKSRFTEAQIIGMIKEQEAGMPTADVCRRHGLSPATFYKFKAKYGGMELSEAARLKALEDENAKLKRLLADTMLDNVVLKDLPGKELTTLTRRREAALRAMRDHDISQRRACQLVGVDPKTVRRTRPPDCPEIREEMKEIAGKRRRFGYRRIGILLERKGMTMNHKKLYRLYREEGLSVKRRRGRKRARGSRTPMPAAAHPNARWSLDFLADSFGASRKFRILAVIDDCCRENLCLVADTSISGKRVARELDALVRIYGKPACIVSDNGTEFTSRAILRWADQNAIPWHYIDPGKPQQNAFIESFNGSLRDELLNEEIFDTLDDARRKLALWRYDYNAVRPHSSLGNQTPLEARRTLEQFEGSAPGALAHNNRSDYQSQTCRLSL comes from the exons ATGCGAAAAAGCCGTTTCACCGAGGCGCAGATTATTGGGATGATCAAGGAGCAGGAGGCAGGCATGCCGACAGCTGATGTGTGCCGCAGGCATGGCCTCAGCCCGGCGACCTTTTACAAGTTCAAGGCCAAGTATGGTGGCATGGAGCTCTCCGAGGCAGCCAGGCTGAAGGCGCTCGAAGACGAAAACGCCAAGCTCAAACGTCTGTTGGCCGACACCATGCTCGACAACGTGGTTCTGAAGGATCTGC CTGGGAAAGAACTGACGACATTGACCAGGCGGCGAGAGGCGGCGCTCAGGGCGATGCGGGATCATGACATCTCGCAGCGTCGGGCCTGCCAGCTTGTCGGTGTCGACCCCAAGACGGTCCGGCGCACACGCCCGCCGGACTGCCCCGAGATCCGCGAGGAGATGAAGGAGATCGCCGGGAAGCGGCGCCGGTTTGGCTATCGCCGGATCGGCATCCTGCTTGAGCGCAAGGGCATGACCATGAACCACAAGAAGCTGTATCGGCTCTATCGCGAGGAAGGGCTATCGGTGAAGCGACGGCGTGGACGCAAGCGGGCTCGCGGGTCACGCACGCCGATGCCTGCGGCGGCGCATCCCAATGCGCGCTGGTCGCTCGACTTCCTGGCGGACAGCTTCGGCGCCTCGCGCAAGTTCCGTATTTTGGCCGTGATCGACGATTGTTGCAGAGAGAACCTGTGCCTGGTCGCCGATACCAGTATATCGGGCAAGCGTGTTGCCCGTGAACTCGATGCGCTGGTGCGGATCTACGGAAAGCCTGCTTGCATTGTCAGCGACAACGGGACGGAGTTCACCAGCCGGGCCATCCTGAGATGGGCCGACCAGAACGCCATTCCCTGGCACTACATCGACCCCGGCAAGCCGCAGCAGAACGCGTTCATCGAGTCCTTCAACGGAAGCCTGCGCGACGAATTATTAAACGAGGAGATCTTCGACACACTGGACGATGCCCGGCGCAAGTTGGCGCTCTGGCGCTACGACTACAACGCCGTCAGACCGCACTCGTCTCTGGGAAACCAGACGCCGCTCGAAGCGCGCCGGACGCTTGAGCAATTTGAGGGCTCCGCGCCCGGCGCGCTTGCCCACAACAACCGATCCGACTACCAATCTCAAACCTGCAGACTCTCGTTATGA